A section of the Anaerolineae bacterium genome encodes:
- the moaC gene encoding cyclic pyranopterin monophosphate synthase MoaC, with protein MSPKTHHQLTHLDEKGRARMVDVGYKPDTERAAVAKGEVHMRLETLALIRQGALKKGDVLTVAEIAGVMAAKRTSDLIPLCHPLPLTQVTVEIALRDDLPGVEITATARTVGKTGVEMEALTAVSVAALTVYDMAKAVEKTMRITNIRLVRKSGGLSGDVVNE; from the coding sequence ATGAGTCCCAAAACGCACCATCAACTCACCCATCTGGACGAAAAAGGTCGGGCCCGGATGGTGGATGTAGGCTACAAGCCCGACACCGAGCGCGCGGCGGTGGCTAAGGGCGAGGTCCACATGCGCCTCGAAACCCTGGCCCTCATCCGCCAGGGTGCGCTGAAAAAAGGCGATGTGCTCACCGTGGCCGAAATCGCCGGGGTGATGGCCGCCAAGCGCACCAGCGACCTCATCCCCCTGTGCCATCCGCTGCCGCTCACCCAGGTGACCGTGGAGATCGCCCTGCGTGACGACCTCCCCGGCGTGGAGATCACCGCCACGGCCCGCACGGTAGGGAAAACCGGTGTGGAGATGGAAGCCCTGACCGCCGTCAGTGTGGCCGCCCTCACCGTTTACGACATGGCGAAGGCCGTGGAGAAGACTATGCGCATCACCAACATCCGCCTGGTGCGCAAGAGCGGCGGTCTGAGCGGCGATGTGGTCAACGAATAA